The genomic DNA CCGATGATCGCGCCCACCACCGACGACAGCAGGATGATCGGGAGGATGCCCTTCAGGCCTACCCAAGCGCCCAGTGCGGCCAGCAGCTTGAAGTCGCCGTGGCCCATGCCTTCCTTGCCCGTCAGCTGTTTGAAGATCCACCAGACCGACCACAGTGACAGATAGCCCACCAGCGCACCCAGCAGGGCAGGTTTGGCCGGCATGTACAGGTTATCGACAGCCCCTATCAGTCCCAGCCACATCAGCGGCAGGGTGAGCTGGTCCGGCAGCAGCTGCGTTCGCACGTCGATGCCGGACAGCGCCACCAGGAAGCACGACAGCACGATGGCACCGAAGCCCTGCCAGCCGAAGCCGAACTGCCACACGCTGGCCAGCACCAGTACGGCGGTCAGCAGCTCGACCAGCGGATATTGGATGGAGATCGGGACGTGGCAATGACGACACTTGCCACGCTGGATCAGCCAGCTGAACAGCGGGATGTTCTCGTACCACGCCAGCTTGTGCTTGCAATGCGGGCAGTGCGACGGCTCCACCACGATGCCAGGCGGCGGCGGCTCGTAGATGTCCTCCTGCTCCAGCACCTCGTGCGCGTCACGCTTCCACTGCCACTCCAGCCGCTTGGGCAGGCGCAGGATGACAACGTTGAGGAAGCTGCCGAGCAACAACCCCAGGCCGGCCGCGGCGGGAAAGCCGAGGCCGGGATGCTGGTCTAGAAATGCCATGTGTTATCCAACCACCGCGCCGAGTTTGAAGATGGGCAAGTACATGCCGATCACCATACCGCCAACGACCACGCCAATGAAGACCATGATCATCGGTTCCAGCAGGCTGCTGAGCGAATCGACGGCGTTGTTGACCTCTTGCTCGAAGTACTCCGCCACCTTGAACAGCATGGTGTCCAGGGCGCCGGCCTCTTCGCCGATGGCGGTCATCTGCACCACCATGTGCGGGAACAGGTTGATCTGCTTCATGGCCATGTTGACCGGGTAGCCGACCGACACGTCGTCACGCATACGCAGCACGCCTTCTTCGTACACCTTGTTGCCGGTAGCGCCTGCGACGATGCCGAGGGCTTCGACCAGCGGGACACCGGCTTTGAAGGTTACCGCCGTGGTGCGGGCGAAGCGGGCGATCGAGCTGTTGTGCATGATCTGGCCGATGACCGGGACCTTGAGGATGAACCGGTCCATGGTGTGCTGCATTTTAGGAGAGCGCTTGTAGGCCATGATGGAGCCGACGATCACTCCCGCGATTATGATCGCGATCAGCCACCACCACGACGTCATGAAACGCGACATATTGACAATGATCTGAGTAAACGCGGGAAGCTCGGCCCCGAAGCCGGCGAACACTTCTTCGAACTGGGGAACCACGAAAAGCAGAAGGATTGACGAAACGATAAGAGCAACTGCCATGACCATCGCAGGGTAGAACAATGCCTTCTTGATCTTGCCCTTCAACGCCTCAATGTTCTCTTTGTAATTGGCGACCGTATCGAGCACCGTCTCCAGCACACCAGCCCCTTCACCAGCTCGGACCAGGTTTCGATACAGCTCGTCGAACTGTACCGGATGCCTGCTGATGGCCTCATGTAGCGACGAACCCCCTTCAATATCCGTTCGAATTGAGTCCACCATCTTCTTCATCCGGGGGTTCTTATGACCACCGCCAATGATCTCCAATGACGAGACAATTGGTACGCCGGATTTCATCATAGTCGCCATCTGACGACTGAAGAAGGCGATATCTTTAGCAGACACAGGCTTGCCTGCCGCACCAAACAGCGGCTTGCTCTTTGGTTTCACGATCTTGGGTGTGATCCCCTGACGTCGAAGCTCTGCCTTGAGCAGATTGGCATTCTTGGCCAACTGCTCACCTTTCATCTTCACGCCCCGCTTGTCGGTCCCCTCCCAGACAAACGGTGCCATCTCCGTGGTGCTGCGCGCCACGGGCTCTTTCTTCATCGCACTGCGACTTGCGGACATTCTGCACTCCCCGGCCTGCCATCCCCAGCAGGCATCTATTTCGAGATGCTAGCGGATTCGTAGCCATCTGGGCAGTGCAGGGGGCTGACTACATCAGACTGGGCCGGAAGTGACCTAAAGTGACGCCCTGCGTCACATTGCGGGGTGCATCGCACTTCAAGGTCCGGGAGCTTCTCAAATCTGCAAATGCTGCCATCATTGTGCCCGGGGAAGATTGGTCGTGCCGGGGAAAGTTGGCACGTAACCTGCTTTGACTTCACCCGCAAGGCGCTGCGACCCGCTCATCCGGTGGGATCACCGGCTCCGGCAGCAATTCCTCTTCCGTGCCAACTTTTTTTCTTGGGGATGTATAAAAATGAAGAACCAGAAGGGCTTTACCCTCATCGAACTGATGATCGTTGTTGCGATCATCGCAATCCTGGCTGCTATCGCTCTGCCGGCGTATCAGGACTACACCATCCGCTCGCGTGTCTCCGAAATGGCCGTGCTCGCTTCGGGCGCGAAGGCGACGATTGGTGAAAACATCGCTAGCGAGAATGCGATTAATGACAATGCCTGCCGCGGCGTTGCTACCTTCGACACCCCCACCACTAACACTGCCTCGCTTGAATGTGCAGCTGGCGTTGTGACCGTCACGGGTACCGAGAAGGCGGCCGAAGTCGTTCTGACCTACACCCCTGACCTGGTCGATGCGGGTACGCGTTGGACCTGCGCTTCCGAGAGTGAACCAAAGTACCTGCCGGCTGAGTGCCGCAGCTAAGTCCATTGACACCACTCATAAGGTGGATTTAAGTCAGTGAGACAAGGGCTCTGCGTTTGCAGAGCCCTTTTTTTTTACGAGCCTTGTTAGCTGGAAGGATTCGCGGCGCGTACCGACCTGGCATGCCAGGTCGCGAGTAGACCTGTTCGGTCAGGAGCTCAAAAATCTATCTCACCAAAAGGTTATGAGTGGGTGGGGCGACTCGAGAATTCCGCTCGTTGACTGGGGTCGATTCCTTCGGTAAGAGGGAACGTGTGCCTTTCGACTGCCCCAATAGATGACCCCCGCCACCCGCCACCCCAGCATCTACCTCCTCCCCATCTTCATCCTCTCCGGCTTCGCCGGCCTGATCTACCAGTCCATCTGGAGTCAGTACCTCGGCCTGTTCCTCGGCCACTCGTCCCACGCCCAGTCCCTCGTCCTCATGCTCTTCATGGGCGGCATGGCCCTGGGCGCATGGTGGGCCAGCCGGCGCAGCACTGCTTGGCGTTACCCGCTGCTGGCCTACGCCGCCATCGAGCTGCTGATCGGCATCCTTGGCCTCGTATTCGATTGGACGTTCCAGGGCATCACCGGGCTGGCATACACGTATCTGTTGCCGGGGCTGCAAGGGCAGGGCGCCACCGCCTTGCGTTGGCTGCTGGCGACGATACTGGTATTGCCCCAATGCATCCTGCTCGGCGCAACGTTCCCTTTGATGAGCGCGGGCTACCTGCGTGCGCAGCCGCAGGCGCAGGGCGAAGTGCTGGCGGGGCTTTATTTCGCCAACAGCATCGGCGCGGCGTGTGGCGCACTGGCATCCACGTATCTCCTGCTGCCTGCGTTGGGCTTGCCGGGTGCGGTGATGGTGGCAGGGGCGCTGAATATCGTCGTGGCCGCGCTGATCTATCCACTGGCGCGGGGCGGACTAGGTCACGCAGTCAACGCGAAGGCCGAGAACCCGGCATCACCCCCGCGATCCGGCGAAGCAAGCGGGCACTCCACGCTCCGGGTCATGCCGGTGCTGGCCGTGCTCAGCATCGCGCTGCTGACCGGAGCTACCTCGTTCGTCTACGAAATAACCTGGGTGCGCATGCTGTCGCTCGCTTTGGGCACCACCTTGCACTCGTTCGAGCTGATGCTTGCCGCGTTCATCGCCGGCATCGCCTTCGGTGGGCTGTGGTTGCGCCACCGGGCCGACCGCATGGTTTCTCCCCTACGCGTGGCGGGCTGGGTGCAGGTGCTGATGGGCCTTGCCGCGTTGGCGTCGATGTTCGTCTATGCGCAGGCCTTCGAGTGGGTCGGCTGGCTGATGCGGGTGATCGTGCGCAGTGCGGAAGGCTACGGTCTGTACAGCGTGGCCAGTGCGGTAATCGCGGTGGCGGTGATGTTCCCGGCGGCGTTCTTCGCAGGCATGACATTGCCACTGCTGACGCTGGCGCTGCTGCGCGAGGGACGCGGTGAAAAGGTGATCGGGCAGGTGTATGCGTTCAATACGCTGGGTGCGATCGTCGGTGTGCTGGCCGCCGTGCATGTCCTGATGCCGATGCTGGGGTTGAAGTACGCACTGCTGGTCGCGGCGGTGGCAGACATAGCTTTGGGTGTGTGGCTGTTGTGGCCCATCGCGAGCCGCGAAAAGGCGACCCGTCGCACAGGCTCCCGGACGGGCGCGTTCACTGCGGTCGCGTTGGGCCTTGCCGGCGTCGTCGCTGCTGTCAGTCTGGTGCGCTTCGATCCGCTGGTGCTCAGTTCGTCGGTGTATCGCCACGGGGGTGCACGCCTGCATGACAGCGCGAAGATGCTGTTCTTCAAGGATGGCCAGACCGCCACTGTGTCTGTATTCGAGACCGATCGCGGCGCCGGTCCGGTGCGTTCGATTGCCACCAATGGCAAGGTGGATGCCGGCATGACGGTCACCCTGGACCAGGAGCCCAGTGGCGATGAGTCCACGATGGTGTTGCTGGGGGCATTGCCTTTGGCGCTGGGCCATGGCGTTGATCGGGTGGGGGTGATCGGCTTTGGATCCGGCCTTACCACGCACACGCTGCTCGGCGATCCGCGCGTGGCGCGTGTGGACACGGTGGAGATCGAGCCGGCGATGGTGGAGGGCGCGCGCCTGTTCGGTGATCGTGTGTCGCGCGCCTATACCGATCCACGCTCGCATATCGTCATCGATGATGCCAAGGCGCACTTCGCGGGCAGTGGGCAGCGGTACGACCTGATCATTTCCGAGCCGTCCAATCCGTGGGTGGGCGGCACGGCGTCGTTGTTCAGCGATGAGTTTTATGCATTCGTCCCACGCCAGCTCAACGAGGGTGGGCTGTTCGTGCAGTGGCTGCAGTTGTACGAGATCACGCCGGAGCTGGTGTCGTCCGTACTGGATGGGCTGGTGGATCATTTCAGCGATGTTCGTGCGTATCTGGCCAACGATTCAGACCTGATCATCGTCGCGACGCCGAAAGGCCGTCTGCCGGAGCTCAACGCGGAAATCTTCGACCAGCCGGCGCTGCGTGCGGAGCTGGCGCGCGTGGGCGTACATGGGCTGGATGACCTGCGCGACACCTTCGCCATGGGAGATGCTGCGCTGCGTGCGTATCCGGCTTTGTATCCGTCGCCGCGTCATTCCGATTACCACCCGATTCTAACCTTGCGCGCGCCAGTGGCCCGCTTCCAGCAGGGGTATGTCGGCGACGTGGAATCGATCATGACCGCAC from Stenotrophomonas sp. 169 includes the following:
- a CDS encoding A24 family peptidase, encoding MAFLDQHPGLGFPAAAGLGLLLGSFLNVVILRLPKRLEWQWKRDAHEVLEQEDIYEPPPPGIVVEPSHCPHCKHKLAWYENIPLFSWLIQRGKCRHCHVPISIQYPLVELLTAVLVLASVWQFGFGWQGFGAIVLSCFLVALSGIDVRTQLLPDQLTLPLMWLGLIGAVDNLYMPAKPALLGALVGYLSLWSVWWIFKQLTGKEGMGHGDFKLLAALGAWVGLKGILPIILLSSVVGAIIGSILLYSQGRDRATPIPFGPYLAIAGWLVFMWGEPLINAYLSYANLR
- a CDS encoding type II secretion system F family protein gives rise to the protein MSASRSAMKKEPVARSTTEMAPFVWEGTDKRGVKMKGEQLAKNANLLKAELRRQGITPKIVKPKSKPLFGAAGKPVSAKDIAFFSRQMATMMKSGVPIVSSLEIIGGGHKNPRMKKMVDSIRTDIEGGSSLHEAISRHPVQFDELYRNLVRAGEGAGVLETVLDTVANYKENIEALKGKIKKALFYPAMVMAVALIVSSILLLFVVPQFEEVFAGFGAELPAFTQIIVNMSRFMTSWWWLIAIIIAGVIVGSIMAYKRSPKMQHTMDRFILKVPVIGQIMHNSSIARFARTTAVTFKAGVPLVEALGIVAGATGNKVYEEGVLRMRDDVSVGYPVNMAMKQINLFPHMVVQMTAIGEEAGALDTMLFKVAEYFEQEVNNAVDSLSSLLEPMIMVFIGVVVGGMVIGMYLPIFKLGAVVG
- a CDS encoding pilin, which codes for MKNQKGFTLIELMIVVAIIAILAAIALPAYQDYTIRSRVSEMAVLASGAKATIGENIASENAINDNACRGVATFDTPTTNTASLECAAGVVTVTGTEKAAEVVLTYTPDLVDAGTRWTCASESEPKYLPAECRS
- a CDS encoding fused MFS/spermidine synthase — its product is MTPATRHPSIYLLPIFILSGFAGLIYQSIWSQYLGLFLGHSSHAQSLVLMLFMGGMALGAWWASRRSTAWRYPLLAYAAIELLIGILGLVFDWTFQGITGLAYTYLLPGLQGQGATALRWLLATILVLPQCILLGATFPLMSAGYLRAQPQAQGEVLAGLYFANSIGAACGALASTYLLLPALGLPGAVMVAGALNIVVAALIYPLARGGLGHAVNAKAENPASPPRSGEASGHSTLRVMPVLAVLSIALLTGATSFVYEITWVRMLSLALGTTLHSFELMLAAFIAGIAFGGLWLRHRADRMVSPLRVAGWVQVLMGLAALASMFVYAQAFEWVGWLMRVIVRSAEGYGLYSVASAVIAVAVMFPAAFFAGMTLPLLTLALLREGRGEKVIGQVYAFNTLGAIVGVLAAVHVLMPMLGLKYALLVAAVADIALGVWLLWPIASREKATRRTGSRTGAFTAVALGLAGVVAAVSLVRFDPLVLSSSVYRHGGARLHDSAKMLFFKDGQTATVSVFETDRGAGPVRSIATNGKVDAGMTVTLDQEPSGDESTMVLLGALPLALGHGVDRVGVIGFGSGLTTHTLLGDPRVARVDTVEIEPAMVEGARLFGDRVSRAYTDPRSHIVIDDAKAHFAGSGQRYDLIISEPSNPWVGGTASLFSDEFYAFVPRQLNEGGLFVQWLQLYEITPELVSSVLDGLVDHFSDVRAYLANDSDLIIVATPKGRLPELNAEIFDQPALRAELARVGVHGLDDLRDTFAMGDAALRAYPALYPSPRHSDYHPILTLRAPVARFQQGYVGDVESIMTAPWPLTRDWGGAEPRLPRADGSQLNLQVLQRRTTAQLLSQRLQHGADLPGGGDHALADALRTLGARCELEITPLETAGLVFFLAGETVPFLAPEEREALWVRPTWRPCPLRDPTVIDALALVSAAASDDHAQVLATGQRLLEGRHSAGLLADARSGYYLFGALQHAAWASGDTRLARALSDRYWDALGPDARASGRLRLLTYMAALGKQDR